Proteins from a genomic interval of Arachis hypogaea cultivar Tifrunner chromosome 10, arahy.Tifrunner.gnm2.J5K5, whole genome shotgun sequence:
- the LOC112715770 gene encoding uncharacterized protein isoform X1: METLKAAIPEGLKRMIGDSTVDDLRATSSSLHSFFHHFEPFHQLLTELVDPKHALCGKSKDAALESKQLGNQCFSKGNYANALDFYTQALRKAPFEDGDMENNLVATLYINRATVLHKMSLLTECLRDCTRALQMCPSNAKAWYRRGKANASLGNYKDAMCDLNMAKTVESSLSGKRQIESEEKNIFDQCKSTSTVRQRKENTLTTVGEVPQVMLQCVNIPEKGRGMVSSNAISPGSLAHSEEPYAVIILKQCRDSHCHYCLNDLPADKVPCRSCSVPLYCSQQCQTQAGGQVLRIFPEVHSIIEKLPSDLGEYADKVIQGHDSKCETQNITEHKHECRGVNWSAVLPSEVVLTGRILARFLLERTSENITYFVEKLELSHCYERMLPESKLDTHIYSIVLLYCLNRSCGAALSIDEVTISQVVIIISQMKVNCMTVVRLKSKDACGLSDQFGDFPSCPYLTSNVEQVRVGKAIYKAGSLFNHSCQPNVHAYFISRNLCIRTTKAIPAEGHLELSYGPQVGFWDCKDRLNFLKEEYMFQCQCTGCSEVNLSDIVLNAFCCVNSNCFGAVLDSRVVSCEKQKIKNFMRHLKIDKNDDIHKVLNQNDASHHIQPGYCLKCGSYRDLVPSRAAVDKALIFIKRLQDAILSKEILNTTIADALRSLRLLRSNLHAYNRLIAEAEDNLAQAFCLLGDFQLSMDHCKASIKILEKLYHPDDIVIAYELVKLCSIQLSVGDGSAMDSINRIGDIFSCYYGLHADLVFPYLQYLRR; this comes from the exons ATGGAAACTCTGAAAGCTGCGATTCCCGAAGGCCTGAAGCGCATGATTGGTGATAGCACCGTCGATGATCTTCGCGCCACCTCTTCCTCCCTCCACAGCTTCTTCCATCACTTCGAGCCCTTCCACCAG TTACTCACTGAACTCGTGGATCCCAAGCATGCTCTCTGCGGCAAGAGCAAAGACGCTGCGCTCGAATCCAAGCAGCTCGGAAACCAGTGCTTCTCCAAAGGAAATTACGCCAACGCTCTAGATTTCTATACtcag GCATTGCGAAAGGCACCTTTTGAGGATGGTGATATGGAAAATAATCTGGTTGCAACTTTGTATATCAATCGAGCTACTGTATTGCAT AAAATGAGTCTTTTGACAGAGTGTTTGCGAGATTGTACTCGTGCCCTTCAGATGTGTCCAAGCAATGCAAAG GCATGGTACAGAAGAGGTAAGGCAAATGCTTCCCTGGGAAATTATAAAGATGCGATGTGTGACCTAAATATGGCTAAAACTGTGGAATCATCATTGAGTGGGAAGAGACAAATAGAAAGTGAGGAGAAAAATATTTTCGACCAATGCAAGAGCACAAGCACAGTAAGACAACGTAAGGAGAACACCTTGACTACAGTGG GTGAGGTTCCCCAAGTAATGCTACAGTGTGTCAACATACCTGAGAAAGGAAGAGGCATGGTATCATCAAATGCCATTTCACCTGGTTCTTTGGCTCATAGTGAAGAACCTTATGCTGTG ATAATATTAAAGCAATGCCGGGACAGTCATTGCCACTATTGCTTGAATGACCTACCTGCTGATAAGGTACCCTGTAGATCATGTTCAGTACCACTGTATTGCTCCCAGCAATGCCAGACACAGGCTGGTGGGCAAGTCTTAAGGATTTTCCCAGAAGTTCACAGCATTATTGAGAAGTTACCCAGTGACCTTGGAGAGTATGCTGACAAAGTTATTCAAGGCCATGATTCCAAATGTGAAACACAGAATATCACTGAACATAAGCATGAATGTCGTGGTGTAAATTGGTCTGCAGTACTACCATCAGAGGTGGTTTTAACTGGCCGAATACTGGCAAGGTTTTTACTAGAGAGGACATCAGAAAATATTACATACTTTGTGGAGAAGCTG GAGCTTTCCCATTGTTATGAGCGTATGCTGCCTGAAAGCAAATTGGATACACATATATATTCCATTGTGTTATTATATTGTCTTAACCGCTCTTGTGGAGCTGCATTGTCCATTGACGAAGTCACCATTTCCCAG GTTGTTATAATTATTTCTCAAATGAAAGTGAATTGTATGACTGTTGTTCGTTTAAAATCAAAAGATGCTTGTGGGCTATCCGATCAGTTCGGAGATTTTCCATCCTGTCCATACTTAACTAGTAATGTGGAACAG GTCAGGGTGGGTAAAGCTATTTATAAAGCTGGAAGTTTATTCAACCATTCTTGCCAACCAAATGTTCATGCATATTTTATTTCACGTAATTTGTGTATACGGACAACAAAAGCTATACCTGCTGAGGGTCATCTGGAGTTGTCTTATGGTCCACAG GTTGGGTTCTGGGATTGTAAAGATCGCCTTAATTTCCTCAAAGAGGAGTACATGTTTCAGTGCCAGTGTACTGGTTGTTCTGAAGTCAATCTATCCGACATTGTCCTCAATGCATTTTGTTGTGTCAATTCTAATTGTTTTGGTGCAGTCTTGGATAGCAGAGTAGTTAGCTGTGAAAAGCAGAAAATCAAGAATTTCATGAGACATTTAAAG ATAGACAAGAATGATGACATTCATAAAGTGCTCAACCAAAATGATGCCTCCCATCATATTCAACCTGGATACTGTCTGAAGTGTGGTTCTTACCGTGATTTGGTGCCTTCACGTGCTGCAGTTGATAAAgctttaatattcataaaaag GTTACAGGATGCAATATTATCAAAAGAAATTTTAAATACCACGATTGCAGATGCTTTGAGATCCTTGCGTTTGCTAAGATCAAATTTGCATGCCTATAACAGGCTTATTGCAGAG GCAGAGGATAACCTTGCACAGGCCTTTTGTTTGTTGGGAGACTTTCAATTATCTATGGACCATTGTAAAGCATCCATCAAG ATTCTAGAGAAGTTGTATCATCCTGATGATATAGTTATTGCGTATGAACTTGTGAAGCTTTGTTCGATCCAACTTTCCGTAGGAGATGGTTCTGCAATGGATAGCATAAACCGGATTGGTGATATCTTCTCATGTTATTATGGACTTCATGCTGACTTGGTTTTCCCGTATCTTCAATACCTTAGGAGATAA
- the LOC112715770 gene encoding uncharacterized protein isoform X2, producing MSLLTECLRDCTRALQMCPSNAKAWYRRGKANASLGNYKDAMCDLNMAKTVESSLSGKRQIESEEKNIFDQCKSTSTVRQRKENTLTTVGEVPQVMLQCVNIPEKGRGMVSSNAISPGSLAHSEEPYAVIILKQCRDSHCHYCLNDLPADKVPCRSCSVPLYCSQQCQTQAGGQVLRIFPEVHSIIEKLPSDLGEYADKVIQGHDSKCETQNITEHKHECRGVNWSAVLPSEVVLTGRILARFLLERTSENITYFVEKLELSHCYERMLPESKLDTHIYSIVLLYCLNRSCGAALSIDEVTISQVVIIISQMKVNCMTVVRLKSKDACGLSDQFGDFPSCPYLTSNVEQVRVGKAIYKAGSLFNHSCQPNVHAYFISRNLCIRTTKAIPAEGHLELSYGPQVGFWDCKDRLNFLKEEYMFQCQCTGCSEVNLSDIVLNAFCCVNSNCFGAVLDSRVVSCEKQKIKNFMRHLKIDKNDDIHKVLNQNDASHHIQPGYCLKCGSYRDLVPSRAAVDKALIFIKRLQDAILSKEILNTTIADALRSLRLLRSNLHAYNRLIAEAEDNLAQAFCLLGDFQLSMDHCKASIKILEKLYHPDDIVIAYELVKLCSIQLSVGDGSAMDSINRIGDIFSCYYGLHADLVFPYLQYLRR from the exons ATGAGTCTTTTGACAGAGTGTTTGCGAGATTGTACTCGTGCCCTTCAGATGTGTCCAAGCAATGCAAAG GCATGGTACAGAAGAGGTAAGGCAAATGCTTCCCTGGGAAATTATAAAGATGCGATGTGTGACCTAAATATGGCTAAAACTGTGGAATCATCATTGAGTGGGAAGAGACAAATAGAAAGTGAGGAGAAAAATATTTTCGACCAATGCAAGAGCACAAGCACAGTAAGACAACGTAAGGAGAACACCTTGACTACAGTGG GTGAGGTTCCCCAAGTAATGCTACAGTGTGTCAACATACCTGAGAAAGGAAGAGGCATGGTATCATCAAATGCCATTTCACCTGGTTCTTTGGCTCATAGTGAAGAACCTTATGCTGTG ATAATATTAAAGCAATGCCGGGACAGTCATTGCCACTATTGCTTGAATGACCTACCTGCTGATAAGGTACCCTGTAGATCATGTTCAGTACCACTGTATTGCTCCCAGCAATGCCAGACACAGGCTGGTGGGCAAGTCTTAAGGATTTTCCCAGAAGTTCACAGCATTATTGAGAAGTTACCCAGTGACCTTGGAGAGTATGCTGACAAAGTTATTCAAGGCCATGATTCCAAATGTGAAACACAGAATATCACTGAACATAAGCATGAATGTCGTGGTGTAAATTGGTCTGCAGTACTACCATCAGAGGTGGTTTTAACTGGCCGAATACTGGCAAGGTTTTTACTAGAGAGGACATCAGAAAATATTACATACTTTGTGGAGAAGCTG GAGCTTTCCCATTGTTATGAGCGTATGCTGCCTGAAAGCAAATTGGATACACATATATATTCCATTGTGTTATTATATTGTCTTAACCGCTCTTGTGGAGCTGCATTGTCCATTGACGAAGTCACCATTTCCCAG GTTGTTATAATTATTTCTCAAATGAAAGTGAATTGTATGACTGTTGTTCGTTTAAAATCAAAAGATGCTTGTGGGCTATCCGATCAGTTCGGAGATTTTCCATCCTGTCCATACTTAACTAGTAATGTGGAACAG GTCAGGGTGGGTAAAGCTATTTATAAAGCTGGAAGTTTATTCAACCATTCTTGCCAACCAAATGTTCATGCATATTTTATTTCACGTAATTTGTGTATACGGACAACAAAAGCTATACCTGCTGAGGGTCATCTGGAGTTGTCTTATGGTCCACAG GTTGGGTTCTGGGATTGTAAAGATCGCCTTAATTTCCTCAAAGAGGAGTACATGTTTCAGTGCCAGTGTACTGGTTGTTCTGAAGTCAATCTATCCGACATTGTCCTCAATGCATTTTGTTGTGTCAATTCTAATTGTTTTGGTGCAGTCTTGGATAGCAGAGTAGTTAGCTGTGAAAAGCAGAAAATCAAGAATTTCATGAGACATTTAAAG ATAGACAAGAATGATGACATTCATAAAGTGCTCAACCAAAATGATGCCTCCCATCATATTCAACCTGGATACTGTCTGAAGTGTGGTTCTTACCGTGATTTGGTGCCTTCACGTGCTGCAGTTGATAAAgctttaatattcataaaaag GTTACAGGATGCAATATTATCAAAAGAAATTTTAAATACCACGATTGCAGATGCTTTGAGATCCTTGCGTTTGCTAAGATCAAATTTGCATGCCTATAACAGGCTTATTGCAGAG GCAGAGGATAACCTTGCACAGGCCTTTTGTTTGTTGGGAGACTTTCAATTATCTATGGACCATTGTAAAGCATCCATCAAG ATTCTAGAGAAGTTGTATCATCCTGATGATATAGTTATTGCGTATGAACTTGTGAAGCTTTGTTCGATCCAACTTTCCGTAGGAGATGGTTCTGCAATGGATAGCATAAACCGGATTGGTGATATCTTCTCATGTTATTATGGACTTCATGCTGACTTGGTTTTCCCGTATCTTCAATACCTTAGGAGATAA
- the LOC112715770 gene encoding uncharacterized protein isoform X3, with protein METLKAAIPEGLKRMIGDSTVDDLRATSSSLHSFFHHFEPFHQLLTELVDPKHALCGKSKDAALESKQLGNQCFSKGNYANALDFYTQALRKAPFEDGDMENNLVATLYINRATVLHKMSLLTECLRDCTRALQMCPSNAKAWYRRGKANASLGNYKDAMCDLNMAKTVESSLSGKRQIESEEKNIFDQCKSTSTVRQRKENTLTTVGEVPQVMLQCVNIPEKGRGMVSSNAISPGSLAHSEEPYAVIILKQCRDSHCHYCLNDLPADKVPCRSCSVPLYCSQQCQTQAGGQVLRIFPEVHSIIEKLPSDLGEYADKVIQGHDSKCETQNITEHKHECRGVNWSAVLPSEVVLTGRILARFLLERTSENITYFVEKLELSHCYERMLPESKLDTHIYSIVLLYCLNRSCGAALSIDEVTISQVVIIISQMKVNCMTVVRLKSKDACGLSDQFGDFPSCPYLTSNVEQVRVGKAIYKAGSLFNHSCQPNVHAYFISRNLCIRTTKAIPAEGHLELSYGPQVGFWDCKDRLNFLKEEYMFQCQCTGCSEVNLSDIVLNAFCCVNSNCFGAVLDSRVVSCEKQKIKNFMRHLKIDKNDDIHKVLNQNDASHHIQPGYCLKCGSYRDLVPSRAAVDKALIFIKRW; from the exons ATGGAAACTCTGAAAGCTGCGATTCCCGAAGGCCTGAAGCGCATGATTGGTGATAGCACCGTCGATGATCTTCGCGCCACCTCTTCCTCCCTCCACAGCTTCTTCCATCACTTCGAGCCCTTCCACCAG TTACTCACTGAACTCGTGGATCCCAAGCATGCTCTCTGCGGCAAGAGCAAAGACGCTGCGCTCGAATCCAAGCAGCTCGGAAACCAGTGCTTCTCCAAAGGAAATTACGCCAACGCTCTAGATTTCTATACtcag GCATTGCGAAAGGCACCTTTTGAGGATGGTGATATGGAAAATAATCTGGTTGCAACTTTGTATATCAATCGAGCTACTGTATTGCAT AAAATGAGTCTTTTGACAGAGTGTTTGCGAGATTGTACTCGTGCCCTTCAGATGTGTCCAAGCAATGCAAAG GCATGGTACAGAAGAGGTAAGGCAAATGCTTCCCTGGGAAATTATAAAGATGCGATGTGTGACCTAAATATGGCTAAAACTGTGGAATCATCATTGAGTGGGAAGAGACAAATAGAAAGTGAGGAGAAAAATATTTTCGACCAATGCAAGAGCACAAGCACAGTAAGACAACGTAAGGAGAACACCTTGACTACAGTGG GTGAGGTTCCCCAAGTAATGCTACAGTGTGTCAACATACCTGAGAAAGGAAGAGGCATGGTATCATCAAATGCCATTTCACCTGGTTCTTTGGCTCATAGTGAAGAACCTTATGCTGTG ATAATATTAAAGCAATGCCGGGACAGTCATTGCCACTATTGCTTGAATGACCTACCTGCTGATAAGGTACCCTGTAGATCATGTTCAGTACCACTGTATTGCTCCCAGCAATGCCAGACACAGGCTGGTGGGCAAGTCTTAAGGATTTTCCCAGAAGTTCACAGCATTATTGAGAAGTTACCCAGTGACCTTGGAGAGTATGCTGACAAAGTTATTCAAGGCCATGATTCCAAATGTGAAACACAGAATATCACTGAACATAAGCATGAATGTCGTGGTGTAAATTGGTCTGCAGTACTACCATCAGAGGTGGTTTTAACTGGCCGAATACTGGCAAGGTTTTTACTAGAGAGGACATCAGAAAATATTACATACTTTGTGGAGAAGCTG GAGCTTTCCCATTGTTATGAGCGTATGCTGCCTGAAAGCAAATTGGATACACATATATATTCCATTGTGTTATTATATTGTCTTAACCGCTCTTGTGGAGCTGCATTGTCCATTGACGAAGTCACCATTTCCCAG GTTGTTATAATTATTTCTCAAATGAAAGTGAATTGTATGACTGTTGTTCGTTTAAAATCAAAAGATGCTTGTGGGCTATCCGATCAGTTCGGAGATTTTCCATCCTGTCCATACTTAACTAGTAATGTGGAACAG GTCAGGGTGGGTAAAGCTATTTATAAAGCTGGAAGTTTATTCAACCATTCTTGCCAACCAAATGTTCATGCATATTTTATTTCACGTAATTTGTGTATACGGACAACAAAAGCTATACCTGCTGAGGGTCATCTGGAGTTGTCTTATGGTCCACAG GTTGGGTTCTGGGATTGTAAAGATCGCCTTAATTTCCTCAAAGAGGAGTACATGTTTCAGTGCCAGTGTACTGGTTGTTCTGAAGTCAATCTATCCGACATTGTCCTCAATGCATTTTGTTGTGTCAATTCTAATTGTTTTGGTGCAGTCTTGGATAGCAGAGTAGTTAGCTGTGAAAAGCAGAAAATCAAGAATTTCATGAGACATTTAAAG ATAGACAAGAATGATGACATTCATAAAGTGCTCAACCAAAATGATGCCTCCCATCATATTCAACCTGGATACTGTCTGAAGTGTGGTTCTTACCGTGATTTGGTGCCTTCACGTGCTGCAGTTGATAAAgctttaatattcataaaaag ATGGTAA